Proteins encoded in a region of the Anoxybacillus amylolyticus genome:
- a CDS encoding FbpB family small basic protein: protein MRKIRKFTFEQLVNENKRQLLNDEKEMEKIEKKLEERILKKAE from the coding sequence ATGAGAAAAATTCGGAAATTTACGTTTGAACAATTAGTCAATGAAAATAAACGTCAATTGCTAAATGACGAGAAAGAAATGGAAAAAATCGAGAAAAAGCTAGAAGAGCGCATTTTGAAAAAAGCGGAGTAA
- a CDS encoding sulfurtransferase, with protein MNYIVSLDWLAERLDTVRVIDCRFYLGNPTRGLEEYIHEHIPNALYFDLEKDLSGKVQTHGGRHPLPDVSEFVAKLSAAGIDQQTTIVAYDDQGGAMAARFWWLLRYLGHRHVYVLDGGYTKWKEAGYPTTDAIVPVKERMFIPQYAPSLLAAVEDVRKAIENQTAILVDSRERNRYLGIEEPIDRVAGHIPQAKHFFWKENLTADGFWKEPNEQEKRFAALSKDARIIVYCGSGVTACPNVLALSEAGYSNVQLYVGSWSDWISYPENPIAKGEN; from the coding sequence ATGAACTATATCGTTTCTCTTGACTGGTTAGCGGAGCGGTTAGACACGGTGCGCGTCATCGATTGCCGATTTTACTTAGGGAATCCAACACGCGGGTTAGAAGAATATATTCACGAACACATTCCGAACGCCCTTTATTTCGATTTGGAAAAAGATTTATCAGGAAAAGTTCAAACGCACGGAGGAAGACACCCACTTCCAGACGTTTCAGAATTCGTAGCGAAGTTGTCCGCTGCCGGAATTGATCAGCAAACAACCATCGTTGCCTATGATGACCAAGGCGGTGCGATGGCGGCACGTTTTTGGTGGTTGCTTCGCTATCTAGGGCATCGTCACGTCTATGTATTAGACGGTGGCTATACAAAATGGAAAGAAGCTGGGTATCCGACGACAGACGCGATTGTGCCAGTCAAGGAGCGAATGTTTATCCCGCAATACGCCCCGTCGTTGCTTGCGGCAGTGGAAGACGTACGAAAAGCAATAGAAAACCAAACCGCTATTTTAGTGGACTCGCGCGAGCGCAACCGGTATTTAGGGATAGAAGAGCCAATCGACCGAGTGGCTGGGCATATTCCTCAGGCAAAGCATTTCTTTTGGAAAGAGAATTTAACAGCCGACGGTTTTTGGAAAGAGCCAAACGAACAAGAAAAACGTTTTGCTGCGCTTTCGAAAGACGCTCGAATTATTGTGTATTGCGGCTCAGGCGTGACCGCTTGCCCGAACGTATTGGCGTTGTCAGAAGCAGGTTATTCGAACGTGCAATTGTACGTTGGAAGCTGGAGTGACTGGATTTCGTATCCAGAAAATCCAATTGCTAAAGGTGAAAACTAA
- a CDS encoding TlpA family protein disulfide reductase has product MKKVIAIILLLGLTGYGIWQALAAGQTKEVGLAVSDTAPDFVLKTLDNKTVRLSELRGKTVILNFWATWCPPCQQEMPDLEKFYNDYKSSVEFLSVNLTSQDSREKVASFIEQYGIIFPVVLDTKGKILKLYNIQMIPTTYILDKNGVIRKKVLGPLTYKQLQEAIALLP; this is encoded by the coding sequence GTGAAAAAAGTGATAGCGATTATATTGCTTCTAGGATTAACAGGATATGGAATTTGGCAAGCGCTTGCTGCTGGCCAAACGAAGGAAGTCGGTCTTGCGGTAAGTGATACCGCACCGGATTTTGTCTTAAAGACACTAGATAACAAAACAGTCCGCTTATCCGAGTTGCGGGGAAAAACGGTCATCTTAAACTTTTGGGCAACCTGGTGCCCACCGTGTCAACAAGAAATGCCGGATTTAGAAAAGTTTTATAACGACTATAAATCGAGTGTCGAGTTTTTGTCTGTCAATTTAACTTCACAAGATAGCCGCGAGAAAGTGGCATCGTTTATTGAACAATACGGGATAATTTTCCCTGTTGTATTAGACACGAAAGGAAAGATACTGAAGCTATATAACATCCAAATGATTCCAACGACATACATTCTGGACAAAAACGGCGTCATTCGTAAAAAAGTGCTCGGACCGTTGACGTATAAACAACTACAAGAAGCAATAGCTTTACTTCCTTGA